In Paracoccaceae bacterium Fryx2, a single genomic region encodes these proteins:
- a CDS encoding glycosyltransferase family 2 protein, giving the protein MTGQPTPLAASVIIVSRHRPAALCRCLTGLSQSDHPRFEVIVVADPVGVTAVRAGGWPVKLATFDEPNISAARNVGLGLASAPVVAFIDDDAVPEPTWLSRLVAPFSDGRVMQAGGFVRGRNGISFQWRAMEVDAAGQDHPLAVAAGVSLHAGNARRAVKTQGTNCAFRRDDLLAIGGFDPGYRFYLDEADVNLRLAARGLTAVVPGAEVHHGFAASARRRADRVPTDLTDIGASIAHFLRRHGDGDPDALRCHRAQHRARLLRLMVEGRIEPRDVRWLMASLAAGMAEPPPGRALLPLTPSPLPLLPLPGTGPRPGRVIAGRIWQGATLRARAEAAVAAGEVVTVLNLSPTARAHYLAFQPGGYWMQRGGLFGRSDRAAPRVQPCGFHARVDRETRRTAPQRPVSPGQAVG; this is encoded by the coding sequence GTGACAGGGCAGCCGACGCCCCTTGCGGCATCGGTGATCATCGTCAGCCGCCACCGCCCCGCCGCACTGTGCCGCTGCCTGACCGGCCTTTCGCAGTCGGATCATCCGCGGTTCGAGGTGATCGTGGTGGCCGACCCCGTCGGTGTGACGGCGGTGCGTGCCGGGGGGTGGCCGGTCAAGCTGGCGACGTTCGACGAACCCAACATCTCGGCCGCGCGGAATGTCGGCCTGGGGTTGGCCTCGGCGCCGGTGGTGGCCTTCATCGACGACGATGCGGTGCCCGAACCCACATGGTTGTCGCGGCTCGTGGCGCCGTTTTCCGACGGGCGGGTGATGCAGGCGGGCGGCTTCGTGCGGGGGCGCAACGGCATCTCTTTCCAGTGGCGCGCGATGGAGGTCGATGCGGCGGGCCAGGACCATCCGCTGGCGGTGGCGGCGGGGGTCAGCCTGCACGCGGGCAACGCGCGGCGGGCGGTCAAGACCCAGGGCACCAACTGCGCCTTCCGCCGCGACGACCTGCTGGCGATCGGCGGCTTCGACCCCGGCTACCGGTTCTATCTGGACGAGGCCGACGTGAACCTGCGGCTGGCGGCGCGCGGCCTGACGGCGGTGGTGCCGGGGGCCGAGGTGCATCACGGCTTTGCCGCCAGCGCGCGGCGGCGGGCCGACCGGGTGCCGACCGACCTGACCGACATCGGCGCCAGCATCGCGCATTTCCTGCGCAGGCATGGCGATGGTGACCCGGACGCGCTGCGCTGCCACAGGGCGCAGCACCGGGCACGGCTGCTGCGGCTGATGGTCGAGGGCCGGATCGAGCCGCGCGACGTGCGGTGGCTGATGGCAAGCCTTGCGGCGGGAATGGCAGAGCCGCCGCCGGGGCGCGCGCTGCTGCCGCTGACGCCCAGCCCGCTGCCGCTGCTGCCCCTGCCGGGCACCGGGCCGCGCCCCGGACGGGTGATTGCCGGCCGCATCTGGCAGGGTGCAACGCTGCGAGCGCGGGCCGAGGCGGCGGTAGCGGCGGGCGAGGTGGTGACGGTGCTGAACCTTTCACCGACGGCGCGGGCGCATTACCTTGCCTTTCAGCCGGGCGGCTACTGGATGCAGCGGGGCGGGTTGTTCGGACGGTCTGACCGCGCGGCGCCGCGGGTGCAGCCGTGCGGGTTCCACGCCCGGGTCGATCGTGAAACCAGACGGACCGCCCCGCAGCGGCCGGTTTCGCCGGGGCAAGCTGTCGGCTGA
- the galU gene encoding UTP--glucose-1-phosphate uridylyltransferase GalU, with the protein MTTKKVTKAVFPVAGLGTRFLPATKSIPKEIMTLVDRPLIQYAIDEARAAGITEFIFVTSRGKGALEDYFDHAPELEAALRRGGKDALLDVLQHTNMESGAIAYVRQHRALGLGHAVWCARRLIGNEPFAVMLPDDVIAADKPCLQQMVEAYEQTGGCMVAAMEVPPEMTAAYGVLDVAEDMGAIVRVKGMVEKPKAGTAPSNLAVIGRYILTPKVLTTLNRMKAGAGGEIQLTDAIAAEVEGPGKVYGFRFRGQRYDCGSKAGFLQATVAFGLARAELHDEFQEYLQGTAAQLKAAQ; encoded by the coding sequence ATGACCACGAAAAAGGTCACCAAGGCTGTCTTTCCCGTTGCGGGACTGGGCACCCGCTTTCTTCCCGCGACCAAGTCGATCCCGAAAGAGATCATGACGCTGGTCGATCGCCCGCTGATCCAATACGCCATCGACGAGGCGCGGGCGGCGGGCATCACCGAATTCATCTTTGTCACCTCGCGCGGCAAGGGTGCGCTGGAGGATTACTTCGACCACGCACCGGAACTGGAGGCGGCGCTGCGGCGCGGCGGCAAGGACGCGCTGCTGGATGTGCTGCAACACACCAACATGGAGTCGGGGGCGATTGCCTATGTGCGCCAGCACCGCGCGCTGGGCCTTGGCCATGCCGTGTGGTGCGCCCGCCGCCTGATCGGCAACGAGCCGTTTGCGGTGATGCTGCCCGATGACGTGATCGCCGCCGACAAGCCCTGCCTGCAGCAGATGGTCGAGGCCTACGAACAGACCGGCGGCTGCATGGTGGCCGCGATGGAGGTGCCGCCGGAAATGACGGCGGCTTACGGCGTGCTGGACGTGGCCGAGGACATGGGCGCCATCGTCCGCGTCAAGGGCATGGTGGAAAAGCCGAAAGCGGGCACGGCGCCCTCGAACCTCGCGGTGATCGGGCGCTACATCCTGACGCCGAAGGTGCTGACCACGCTGAACCGGATGAAGGCCGGCGCGGGGGGCGAGATTCAGCTGACCGACGCCATCGCGGCCGAGGTCGAGGGGCCGGGCAAGGTGTATGGCTTCCGCTTTCGCGGCCAGCGCTACGATTGCGGCTCGAAGGCCGGGTTCCTGCAGGCGACGGTGGCGTTCGGGCTGGCACGCGCGGAACTGCACGACGAGTTTCAGGAATACCTGCAGGGCACGGCGGCGCAACTGAAGGCGGCGCAGTAG
- a CDS encoding glycosyltransferase family 2 protein — protein sequence MSIFKTYRLRLARKRWRLRAMRKRRELRPVVSRVGAIRPDDILLFSTLRNEKVRLPYFLRYYRDLGINHFLIVDNDSDDGSRDYLAEQPDVSLWTTRHSYKRSRFGVDWLNGLQMRYAHGHWALVVDPDEFFVYPFCDTRPMRALTDWLDASSIKSFSAFLLDMYPKGPIGAQPYHEGQDPFEIANWFDSGNYTISRNPQYGNLWIQGGPRARKFFTDAPERAPALNKVPLVKWHRDYAYASSTHMLLPRGLNLVYDEWGGEKASGCLLHAKFLDTFAAKAEEEMLRGQHYANSHEYRAYKEALNDQPDLWCKWSEKYINWRQLEILGLMSKGNWA from the coding sequence TTGAGCATCTTCAAGACCTACAGGCTGCGTCTGGCGCGCAAGCGCTGGCGGCTTCGTGCGATGCGCAAGCGGCGGGAACTGCGGCCCGTGGTCAGCCGGGTCGGTGCGATCCGGCCCGATGACATCCTGCTGTTTTCCACGCTGCGCAACGAGAAGGTGCGTCTGCCGTATTTCCTGCGCTACTACCGCGATCTGGGGATCAACCATTTCCTGATCGTGGACAATGACAGCGACGACGGGTCGCGCGACTACCTCGCCGAACAGCCGGACGTGTCGCTGTGGACCACCCGTCACAGCTACAAGCGGTCGCGGTTCGGGGTGGACTGGCTGAACGGGCTGCAGATGCGATACGCGCACGGCCACTGGGCGCTGGTGGTGGACCCGGACGAATTCTTCGTCTACCCGTTCTGCGACACAAGGCCGATGCGGGCGCTGACCGACTGGCTGGATGCCTCCTCGATCAAGTCGTTCTCGGCCTTCCTGCTCGACATGTATCCCAAGGGGCCGATCGGGGCGCAGCCCTACCACGAAGGGCAGGACCCGTTCGAGATTGCCAACTGGTTCGACAGCGGCAACTACACCATCTCGCGCAACCCGCAATACGGCAACCTGTGGATCCAGGGCGGGCCGCGGGCGCGCAAGTTCTTCACCGATGCGCCGGAACGGGCGCCGGCGCTGAACAAGGTGCCGCTGGTGAAATGGCACCGCGACTATGCCTATGCAAGCTCGACCCACATGCTGCTGCCGCGCGGGCTGAACCTCGTCTATGACGAATGGGGGGGCGAAAAAGCCTCGGGCTGCCTGCTGCACGCGAAATTCCTCGACACCTTCGCGGCCAAGGCCGAGGAGGAAATGCTGCGCGGCCAGCATTATGCCAACAGCCACGAATACCGCGCCTACAAGGAAGCCCTGAACGACCAGCCCGACCTGTGGTGCAAGTGGAGCGAGAAATACATCAACTGGCGGCAACTGGAGATTCTGGGGCTGATGTCGAAGGGCAACTGGGCATGA
- a CDS encoding beta-1,6-N-acetylglucosaminyltransferase codes for MTVGFVMLCHTALDRAAQVARHWAERGCPVVIHVDKRVARQPYQKLQQDLADVADIRFSERHPCEWGTWGIVGATQAASTVMLRDFPGVRHVFLASGSCLPLRPVAELVAYLNERPRTDFIESVTTEDVGWTIGGLDLERFTLRFPFSWRKQRRLFDGYVRLQRRFGIRRHVPPALVPHLGSQWWCLTRQTLSAILEDPERAAYDRYFKRVWIPDESYFQTLVRQYSQHVESRSLTLSKFDFQGKPHIFYDDHLQLLRRSDCFVARKIWPHAGKLYRTFLSADAGGPAAAEPNPGKIDRLFTKAVERRTKGRAGLYMQSRYPHDNWENGKTAAPFSVFEGFAEVFENFDVWLGRVAGTRVHGHLFAPGRVEFAAGETIHNGALSDSARLRDYNPKSFLTNLIWNTRGERQCFQFGPRDNQSLSWMMATDANAQISVISGAWAVPLFKSNLNFSDIRREAAWLQKVEAEHLSILRSTWTKARVRIWTLADFVDAPMEPLQTIIDEISPRALRRLTEAPRLTDLTGFGQFLQNLRNQGMQPVLMGDFPAGDDPKASETRRRRPYLVK; via the coding sequence ATGACGGTCGGGTTCGTGATGCTGTGCCACACGGCGCTGGACCGCGCGGCGCAGGTGGCGCGGCACTGGGCCGAGCGCGGCTGTCCGGTGGTTATCCACGTCGACAAGCGGGTGGCGCGCCAGCCCTACCAAAAGCTGCAGCAGGATCTGGCCGACGTGGCCGACATCCGGTTTTCCGAACGCCACCCCTGCGAATGGGGCACCTGGGGCATCGTGGGGGCGACGCAGGCGGCCTCGACGGTGATGCTGCGCGACTTTCCGGGGGTGCGGCATGTGTTCCTCGCCTCGGGTTCCTGCCTGCCGCTGCGGCCGGTGGCCGAACTCGTCGCCTATCTGAACGAACGCCCGCGCACCGACTTCATTGAATCGGTGACCACCGAGGATGTCGGCTGGACGATCGGCGGGCTGGACCTTGAACGCTTCACCCTGCGGTTCCCGTTTTCGTGGCGCAAGCAGCGGCGGCTGTTCGACGGCTATGTGCGGCTGCAACGCCGCTTCGGCATCCGCCGCCATGTGCCGCCCGCACTGGTGCCGCATCTGGGCAGCCAATGGTGGTGCCTGACCCGCCAGACGCTGAGCGCCATTCTGGAAGACCCCGAACGCGCAGCCTATGACCGCTACTTCAAGCGCGTCTGGATTCCCGATGAATCCTATTTCCAGACGCTGGTGCGGCAGTATTCGCAGCATGTCGAAAGCCGGTCGCTGACGCTGTCGAAGTTCGATTTCCAGGGCAAGCCGCACATCTTCTACGACGACCACCTGCAGCTTCTGCGCCGGTCCGACTGTTTCGTGGCGCGCAAGATCTGGCCGCACGCGGGCAAGCTTTACCGCACCTTCCTGTCGGCCGATGCCGGCGGCCCGGCTGCGGCAGAGCCGAACCCCGGCAAGATCGACCGGCTGTTCACCAAGGCGGTCGAACGGCGCACCAAGGGCCGGGCCGGGCTTTACATGCAAAGCCGCTATCCGCACGACAACTGGGAAAACGGCAAGACGGCGGCGCCGTTCTCGGTGTTCGAAGGTTTTGCCGAGGTGTTCGAGAACTTCGATGTCTGGCTGGGCCGGGTGGCGGGCACGCGGGTGCATGGCCATCTGTTCGCGCCCGGCCGGGTCGAATTCGCCGCCGGAGAGACGATCCACAACGGCGCGCTGAGCGATTCCGCAAGGCTGCGCGACTACAACCCGAAAAGCTTCCTGACCAACCTGATCTGGAACACGCGCGGCGAACGGCAATGCTTCCAGTTCGGCCCGCGCGACAACCAGAGCCTGAGCTGGATGATGGCCACCGATGCCAATGCGCAGATTTCGGTGATCTCGGGCGCATGGGCGGTGCCGCTGTTCAAGTCGAATCTGAACTTTTCGGACATCCGGCGCGAGGCGGCCTGGCTGCAGAAGGTCGAGGCGGAACACCTGTCGATCCTGCGGTCAACCTGGACAAAGGCGCGGGTGCGGATCTGGACGCTGGCCGATTTCGTCGATGCCCCGATGGAACCGCTGCAGACCATCATCGACGAGATCAGCCCGCGCGCGCTCCGCCGCCTGACCGAAGCGCCGCGCCTGACCGACCTTACCGGCTTCGGCCAGTTCCTGCAGAACCTGCGCAATCAGGGCATGCAGCCGGTGCTGATGGGCGATTTTCCGGCCGGAGACGACCCCAAGGCCTCCGAGACGCGGCGCCGCCGCCCCTATCTGGTGAAGTGA
- a CDS encoding nodulation protein NodH, which produces MTQSRFDSFVLFADMRTGSNFLEANLNALPGVACHGEVFNPHFIGKKDQMSMFGIDMAAREADPFALMRRLRQESPGLSGFRLFHDHDPRVVAHVLEDARCAKIILTRNPIESYVSWKIAQETGQWKLTNAKKLKTARARFVGAEFEGHVARLQAFQVHLLHGLQTSGQTAFYIDYEDIQDVAVLNGLARFLGVEARLDAPDDKLKKQNPEDLADKIENYAAVEAALARLDRFNLGRTPNFEPRRSPSIPGFVAGAGAGLLFMPVRSGPEAAVTDWLGRAGRGGLITDFTQKTLRQWLRTQVPHRSFTVLRHPVARAAFCGQILTNALPEIRGQMVRAYGVALPPPDAAPDPAAHRAAFLGFLHFVKLNLSGQTGLRVDANLATQTAVLQGFAQFQGPDLVLREDRLADGLAFLAAETGTTAPPFTPQAETAPCPLATIYDAEIEDAVRDAYQRDYIGYGFGRWSGV; this is translated from the coding sequence TTGACGCAAAGCCGGTTCGACAGTTTCGTGCTGTTCGCAGACATGCGCACAGGGTCCAACTTCCTTGAGGCGAACCTGAACGCCCTGCCCGGGGTCGCCTGCCACGGCGAGGTGTTCAACCCGCATTTCATCGGCAAGAAGGACCAGATGTCGATGTTCGGCATCGACATGGCCGCGCGCGAGGCCGACCCGTTCGCGCTTATGCGCCGCCTGCGGCAGGAATCGCCGGGACTGTCGGGCTTCCGGCTGTTTCACGACCACGATCCGCGCGTGGTGGCGCATGTGCTGGAGGATGCGCGCTGCGCCAAGATCATCCTGACGCGCAACCCGATCGAAAGCTATGTCTCGTGGAAGATCGCGCAGGAAACCGGGCAGTGGAAGCTGACCAACGCCAAAAAGCTGAAAACCGCCCGCGCCCGGTTCGTCGGGGCCGAGTTCGAAGGCCATGTGGCGCGGCTGCAGGCGTTTCAGGTGCATCTGCTGCATGGCTTGCAGACCAGCGGGCAGACGGCGTTCTACATCGACTACGAGGATATTCAGGACGTGGCCGTGCTGAACGGCCTCGCCCGGTTTCTCGGGGTGGAGGCACGGCTTGACGCGCCCGACGACAAGCTGAAGAAGCAGAATCCGGAAGATCTTGCAGACAAGATCGAGAACTATGCCGCTGTCGAGGCGGCACTGGCGCGGCTCGACCGCTTCAACCTCGGCCGCACCCCGAACTTCGAACCGCGCCGCAGCCCGTCGATCCCCGGATTTGTCGCCGGCGCCGGGGCGGGGCTTCTGTTCATGCCGGTCCGCAGCGGGCCCGAAGCGGCGGTTACAGACTGGCTGGGCCGGGCGGGCCGCGGCGGTCTGATCACCGATTTCACCCAGAAGACGCTGCGCCAATGGCTGCGCACGCAGGTGCCGCACCGCAGCTTTACCGTGCTGCGCCACCCGGTCGCCCGCGCCGCCTTCTGCGGCCAGATCCTGACCAACGCGCTGCCCGAGATCCGGGGCCAGATGGTGCGCGCCTATGGCGTCGCCCTGCCGCCGCCCGATGCCGCGCCGGACCCTGCGGCGCACCGCGCGGCCTTTCTCGGCTTCCTGCACTTCGTGAAGCTGAACCTTTCGGGCCAGACCGGGCTGCGGGTCGATGCCAACCTTGCCACGCAGACGGCGGTGCTTCAGGGGTTCGCCCAGTTCCAGGGCCCTGACCTTGTGTTGCGCGAGGACCGGCTAGCGGATGGGCTGGCCTTCCTTGCCGCCGAAACCGGCACAACCGCGCCGCCCTTCACCCCGCAGGCGGAAACCGCCCCCTGCCCGCTGGCCACGATCTACGATGCCGAGATCGAGGATGCCGTGCGCGACGCCTATCAGCGCGACTACATTGGCTACGGATTTGGCCGCTGGTCCGGCGTCTGA
- a CDS encoding PTS sugar transporter subunit IIA produces the protein MELSKLLSPGAVRVLGQLTSKKRLFQELGEAAAQAYALNAAVAIDGLQERESLGPTGVGHGIALPHARLEDLSRIVGVFLRLEKPLSYDSVDRQPVDLIFALFAPKDSGVDHLKALALVSRTMRDPAVCAKLRANTDPAKLHAILTETRAPQVA, from the coding sequence ATGGAACTATCAAAGCTGCTGAGCCCCGGTGCCGTCCGGGTGTTGGGCCAACTGACCAGCAAGAAGCGCCTCTTCCAGGAACTGGGAGAGGCTGCCGCGCAAGCCTATGCCCTGAATGCCGCCGTGGCGATCGACGGGCTTCAGGAACGCGAAAGCCTTGGCCCCACCGGCGTGGGCCACGGCATCGCCCTGCCCCACGCCCGGCTGGAAGACCTGAGCCGGATCGTCGGCGTCTTCCTGCGGCTTGAAAAGCCGCTGTCCTATGACAGCGTCGACCGCCAGCCGGTCGACCTGATCTTCGCGCTGTTCGCGCCCAAGGATTCGGGCGTCGACCACCTGAAGGCGCTGGCGCTGGTCTCGCGCACCATGCGCGACCCGGCGGTCTGCGCCAAGCTGCGCGCCAACACCGACCCGGCCAAGCTGCACGCCATCCTGACCGAAACCCGCGCGCCCCAGGTAGCCTGA
- the raiA gene encoding ribosome-associated translation inhibitor RaiA, whose amino-acid sequence MRYQISGRQIDIGEALQTHVKAELGEVVEKYAQRPTEAIVVFSRVTHEFHCEAVIHLSTGLTAQAKGHATEIYAAFESCREKMDKQLRRYKRRLKDHHRDRIAPVEFDGGSSYILAASEESEDVEPEGLQPMIIAEMETKVPSITVGEAVMQLELAGHKMLVFRNEGHGGVNVVYRRDDGNIGWIDPRNTK is encoded by the coding sequence ATGCGATACCAGATCAGCGGCAGGCAGATCGACATCGGTGAGGCGCTTCAGACCCATGTGAAGGCCGAACTGGGCGAGGTGGTGGAAAAATACGCCCAGCGCCCGACCGAAGCCATCGTGGTCTTTTCGCGCGTCACCCATGAGTTCCACTGCGAGGCGGTGATCCACCTCTCCACCGGGCTGACCGCGCAAGCCAAGGGCCATGCCACTGAAATCTATGCCGCTTTCGAATCCTGCCGCGAAAAGATGGACAAACAGCTGCGCCGCTACAAGCGCCGCCTGAAAGACCATCACCGCGACCGCATTGCACCGGTTGAATTCGACGGCGGTTCCTCGTATATCCTCGCCGCATCCGAGGAATCCGAGGATGTGGAGCCCGAAGGCCTCCAGCCGATGATCATCGCCGAGATGGAGACGAAAGTGCCCTCCATCACCGTCGGCGAAGCGGTCATGCAGCTGGAACTTGCAGGGCACAAGATGCTTGTGTTCCGTAACGAAGGACATGGCGGGGTGAATGTCGTATACCGTCGGGATGACGGAAACATCGGCTGGATCGACCCGCGCAACACAAAATAG
- the lptB gene encoding LPS export ABC transporter ATP-binding protein yields the protein MTPPPELTVTLGDAGLRIRNLRKSYKRRMVIRDVSIHLNRGEVVALLGPNGSGKTTCFYAIAGLVTPEAGQVLIDGRDVTLLPMYRRARLGIGYLPQEVSIFRGLSVEDNILAVLEIVESDRHKRRERLEELLSEFSIIHLRRAPALALSGGERRRVEIARCLAADPKYLLLDEPFAGVDPIAVGEIRHLVHDLKSRGIGVLITDHNVRETLEIVDRAYILHDGKVLMSGTTDEVVRDETVRRVYLGQNFRIN from the coding sequence CGGTCTCCGCATCCGGAACCTGCGCAAGAGCTACAAGCGCCGCATGGTGATCCGCGACGTGTCGATTCACCTGAACCGGGGCGAGGTCGTGGCGCTGCTTGGCCCGAACGGGTCGGGCAAGACCACCTGCTTCTATGCCATTGCGGGCCTTGTCACCCCCGAGGCCGGGCAGGTGCTGATCGACGGGCGCGACGTGACGCTGCTGCCGATGTATCGCCGCGCCCGGCTGGGCATCGGCTACCTGCCGCAGGAGGTCTCGATCTTCCGCGGCCTGTCGGTCGAGGACAATATCCTCGCCGTGCTGGAAATCGTGGAATCAGACCGCCACAAGCGCCGCGAACGGCTGGAAGAGCTGCTGTCGGAGTTTTCCATCATCCACCTGCGCCGCGCCCCGGCGCTGGCCTTGTCGGGGGGCGAACGCCGCCGCGTCGAAATCGCGCGGTGCCTGGCCGCCGACCCGAAATACCTGCTGCTCGACGAACCCTTCGCCGGGGTCGACCCGATCGCGGTGGGCGAGATCCGCCATCTGGTGCACGACCTGAAAAGCCGCGGCATCGGCGTGCTGATCACCGACCATAACGTGCGCGAAACCCTGGAAATCGTTGATCGCGCCTACATCCTGCACGACGGCAAGGTGCTGATGAGCGGCACCACCGACGAAGTCGTGCGCGACGAGACCGTGCGCCGCGTCTATCTCGGCCAGAATTTCCGCATCAACTGA